A section of the Pithys albifrons albifrons isolate INPA30051 chromosome 30, PitAlb_v1, whole genome shotgun sequence genome encodes:
- the LOC139683893 gene encoding putative uncharacterized protein ENSP00000383309 — MSQHQGVTQCVPQQQNVPVAVPHHPPLTQHVLQHQGVTQCVPQQQQSVPRCVTTCVPVGGMSQHQGVTQCVPQQQKVPQQCPPVTVPQQRSVPRCVTTCVPRRPCVTKGVPQQQSATRCVPQQCVTTLCPQQGVPRCVTTCVPQQRAAKGVSYRYVVAQTPQQSATSGAPQQSATSSYIPQQWVSRCVTKCVPQQSATDCATICVPQQQGETVCVPQQQSATKSVTYQSATKCVPQQSATKSVPQQSATKSVPQQSATKCATYQSATKCVPQQQSATKCVPQQSATKCVTYQSVTKCVPQQQSATKCVTSRSATKCVPYQSVTKCVPQQCGTTSVPQQMMTKSVPQQGATKCVPYQSVTKCVPQQCGTTYAPQQMMTKSVPQQGATKCVPYQSVTKCVPQQSATKCVTSQSATKCVPQQQSAIKSVPYQSVTKSVPQQGATKCVPQQQSATKCVSYQSVTKCVPQQQSATKCGTSQSVTKCVPQQNCHSGGVKISSHSKKYISAPKWPW, encoded by the coding sequence ATGTCCCAGCACCAGGGTGTGACCCAGtgtgtgccacagcagcagaacGTCCCTGTGGCAGTGCCACACCACCCACCCCTGACCCAGCatgtcctgcagcaccagggTGTGACCCAGtgtgtgccacagcagcagcaaagtgtgcccaggtgtgtcaCCACGTGTGTGCCAGTGGGTGGCATGTCCCAGCACCAGGGTGTGACCCAGTGTGTGCCCCAGCAGCAGaaggtgccccagcagtgcccacctgtCACCGTGCCCCAGCAGCGGAGCGTGCCCAGGTGTGTCACCACGTGTGTGCCGCGGCGCCCGTGCGTCACCAAGGGtgtgccacagcagcaaagTGCCACCAGGTGTGTCCCCCAGCAGTGTGTgaccaccctgtgcccccagcagggCGTGCCCAGGTGTGTCACCACCTGTGTGCCCCAACAGCGAGCGGCCAAGGGGGTCTCCTACCGGTATGTGGTCGCCCAAACCCCCCAGCAAAGTGCCACCTCCGGTGCCCCCCAGCAAAGTGCCACCTCCTCCTACATCCCCCAGCAATGGGTCTCCAGGTGTGTGACCAAGTGTGTCCCTCAGCAAAGTGCCACCGATTGTGCCACCATTtgtgtgccacagcagcagggggAGACAGTTTGTGTCCCTCAGCAGCAAAGTGCCACCAAGAGTGTCACTTATCAAAGTGCCACCAAGTGTGTCCCTCAGCAAAGTGCCACCAAGAGTGTCCCTCAGCAAAGTGCCACTAAGAGTGTCCCTCAGCAAAGTGCCACCAAGTGTGCCACTTATCAAAGTGCCACCAAGTGTGTCCCTCAGCAGCAAAGTGCCACCAAGTGTGTCCCTCAGCAAAGTGCCACCAAGTGTGTCACTTACCAGAGTGTGACCAAGTGTGTCCCCCAGCAGCAAAGTGCCACCAAGTGTGTCACTTCTCGGAGTGCCACCAAGTGTGTCCCTTACCAGAGTGTGACCAAGTGTGTCCCACAGCAATGTGGGACAACTTCTGTTCCTCAGCAGATGATGACCAAGAGTGTCCCTCAACAAGGTGCCACCAAGTGTGTCCCTTATCAGAGTGTCACCAAGTGTGTCCCCCAGCAATGTGGGACAACTTATGCCCCTCAGCAAATGATGACCAAGAGTGTCCCTCAACAAGGTGCCACCAAGTGTGTCCCTTACCAGAGTGTCACCAAGTGTGTCCCTCAGCAAAGTGCCACCAAATGTGTCACTTCTCAGAGTGCCACCAAGTGTGTCCCCCAGCAGCAAAGTGCCATCAAGTCTGTCCCTTATCAGAGTGTGACCAAGAGTGTCCCTCAACAAGGTGCCACCAAGTGTGTCCCTCAGCAGCAAAGTGCCACCAAATGTGTCTCTTACCAGAGTGTGACCAAGTGTGTCCCCCAGCAGCAAAGTGCCACCAAGTGTGGCACTTCTCAGAGTGTCACCAAGTGTGTCCCTCAGCAGAATTGTCACTCAGGTGGAGTGAAAATTTCCAGTCACTCCAAAAAATACATCTCAGCCCCCAAATGGCCGTGGTGA